A region from the Catellatospora sp. TT07R-123 genome encodes:
- a CDS encoding glycerophosphodiester phosphodiesterase, producing MDRRELFAAGALGAAVAAPALIGVPAWADDDDRPRPSSRRPLVVGHRGASGYRPEHTLASYELAARMGADFIEPDLVSTADGVLVARHENEISGTTDVASRPEFTARRTTKTVDGLSVTGWFTEDFTLAELKTLRAVERLPAVRQRNTVYNGLFEVPTFTEVLELRERLSRELRREIGVYPETKHPTYFAGIGLALEGPLVAALRRHGLDRRDAPVFVQSFEAANLRRLRSEFRVKAPLVFLAGAGTPFNDPRPYADYLSPAGLAELATFVQGIGPEKTMVIARLADGSLGAPTPLIADAHQAGLKVHPYTFRAENQFLPVNLRNGTVPTEYGRLLDELAAYIAAGVDGFFTDNADLGVLARSLAA from the coding sequence ATGGACCGCCGGGAACTGTTCGCGGCCGGGGCGCTCGGCGCGGCGGTGGCCGCCCCCGCGCTGATCGGGGTGCCCGCCTGGGCCGACGACGACGACCGTCCGCGCCCGTCGTCGCGCCGCCCGCTCGTGGTCGGCCACCGCGGCGCCAGCGGCTACCGGCCCGAGCACACGCTCGCCTCGTACGAGCTGGCCGCCCGCATGGGTGCCGACTTCATCGAGCCCGACCTGGTCAGCACCGCCGACGGTGTGCTGGTGGCCCGGCACGAGAACGAGATCTCCGGCACCACCGACGTCGCGTCGCGCCCGGAGTTCACCGCCCGCCGCACCACCAAGACCGTCGACGGGCTCAGCGTCACCGGCTGGTTCACCGAGGACTTCACCCTGGCCGAGCTGAAGACGCTGCGCGCGGTCGAGCGGCTGCCCGCGGTGCGCCAGCGCAACACGGTCTACAACGGCCTGTTCGAGGTGCCGACCTTCACGGAGGTCCTGGAGCTGCGCGAGCGCCTGTCGCGCGAGCTGCGCCGCGAGATCGGCGTCTACCCGGAGACCAAGCACCCGACGTACTTCGCCGGGATCGGGCTGGCGCTGGAGGGCCCGCTGGTGGCGGCGCTGCGCCGGCACGGGCTGGACCGCCGCGACGCGCCGGTGTTCGTGCAGTCGTTCGAGGCGGCCAACCTGCGCCGCCTGCGCAGCGAGTTCCGGGTCAAGGCGCCGCTGGTGTTCCTGGCCGGGGCGGGCACCCCGTTCAACGACCCGCGCCCGTACGCCGACTACCTGTCCCCGGCGGGCCTGGCTGAGCTGGCCACGTTCGTGCAGGGCATCGGGCCGGAGAAGACGATGGTGATCGCGCGGCTGGCCGACGGGTCGCTGGGCGCGCCCACCCCGCTGATCGCCGACGCGCACCAGGCCGGGCTGAAGGTGCACCCGTACACGTTCCGGGCCGAGAACCAGTTCCTGCCGGTGAACCTGCGCAACGGCACCGTCCCCACCGAGTACGGCCGCCTGCTGGACGAGCTGGCCGCCTACATCGCGGCCGGGGTCGACGGCTTCTTCACCGACAACGCCGACCTCGGCGTGCTGGCCCGCTCGCTGGCCGCCTGA